A genome region from Microcella alkaliphila includes the following:
- a CDS encoding transglycosylase SLT domain-containing protein, whose protein sequence is MGRHSATETRSSASSWAGSSGIRRTPRADVVVRVPTPERHVRRTWTLPVFSFLATLSFVMVSVIDPTSGAAADVETSAPAERAPVQQFAVEGDVEHGVETASYEIIEPEPEPEPAPAPAAASGFAPPAGTPDPGTAQAIAADMVAARGWGGGEFDCLVALWNKESGWNVYAMNPYSGAYGIPQSLPGNKMATAGADWQTNPATQITWGLNYIQGRYGSPCGAWAHSQQVGWY, encoded by the coding sequence GTGGGTAGACATTCAGCGACAGAGACGCGCTCGTCCGCGTCCTCCTGGGCGGGTTCGAGCGGTATTCGCCGTACCCCGCGCGCTGACGTCGTGGTGCGGGTTCCGACCCCGGAACGCCATGTGCGCCGCACCTGGACCCTCCCGGTTTTCTCATTCCTCGCGACGCTCTCGTTCGTCATGGTGTCGGTGATCGACCCCACTTCCGGTGCTGCGGCCGACGTCGAAACCTCCGCCCCGGCTGAGCGCGCTCCCGTGCAGCAGTTCGCGGTCGAGGGCGACGTTGAGCACGGCGTTGAGACGGCGTCGTACGAGATCATCGAGCCCGAACCCGAACCCGAACCGGCACCCGCCCCCGCCGCTGCGAGCGGCTTCGCTCCGCCGGCTGGCACGCCCGACCCCGGCACCGCTCAGGCCATCGCGGCCGACATGGTTGCCGCGCGTGGTTGGGGTGGCGGTGAGTTCGACTGCCTCGTGGCGCTGTGGAACAAAGAGTCTGGCTGGAACGTCTACGCCATGAACCCGTACTCGGGCGCCTACGGAATCCCGCAGTCGCTGCCCGGCAACAAGATGGCGACGGCCGGCGCCGACTGGCAGACGAACCCGGCCACCCAGATCACGTGGGGCCTGAACTACATCCAGGGTCGCTACGGCAGCCCCTGTGGCGCCTGGGCCCACAGCCAGCAGGTCGGTTGGTACTAG
- a CDS encoding DivIVA domain-containing protein: protein MTTTFPLARRGEPAYDAEHVDAFLAEARAAYADPANTSLSSDAIRGAAFRVVRRGGYAATRVDQALERLEEAFAARERERAIAAQGEAAYYAEVRAAAQEIVDRLARPEGQRFRRVGPLTRGYRPSDVDALCDRLSGYFQRGESVPVHTVRTIAFRPRFGGYDERQVDLLLDTVIRVMLAVR from the coding sequence GTGACGACCACATTTCCGCTCGCGCGTCGCGGCGAGCCCGCGTACGACGCTGAGCACGTGGACGCGTTCCTCGCCGAGGCCCGAGCCGCGTACGCCGACCCGGCCAACACCTCGCTGTCGAGCGACGCGATTCGCGGGGCGGCATTCCGAGTCGTGCGACGCGGCGGGTACGCGGCGACGCGGGTCGACCAGGCTCTTGAGCGGCTCGAGGAGGCCTTCGCCGCGCGTGAGCGCGAGCGGGCCATCGCCGCGCAGGGCGAGGCTGCCTACTACGCGGAGGTACGTGCGGCCGCCCAGGAGATCGTCGACCGGCTTGCCCGGCCGGAGGGGCAGCGCTTCCGTCGGGTGGGCCCGCTTACGCGGGGATACCGTCCGAGTGATGTCGACGCGCTCTGCGATCGACTGTCAGGGTACTTTCAGCGAGGCGAATCGGTGCCGGTACACACGGTGCGCACGATCGCCTTCCGCCCGCGGTTTGGCGGCTACGACGAGCGTCAGGTCGACCTCCTGCTCGACACCGTTATTCGTGTCATGCTCGCCGTGCGCTGA
- a CDS encoding phosphatidate cytidylyltransferase, with translation MADGRNDEASTATDRIRRKARTARGEVEGRIHEVEERIHDIEARAREMDARIEKRVGRNLPKALFFGLVLGFALLFSLIFVTELFMLFGAALVVFTSYELASALRFAGRDVPRIPVVIASVGVIAPAYYFGAAGLWWAFLAGAALVTVWRLVEQLRPSLRNDPAVSLSTDLAAGIFVLAYVALLGGFAVVMTAAEGGEWWTLAYLIIVICIDIGAYVSGLSFGKTPMAPKISPKKTWEGFAGAVAVALLAGVLLAIFMLGEAWWVGLILAGAMIVTATVGDLTESLLKRDLGIKDISTWLPGHGGFLDRLDSILPSTIAAYLVFLAFGGS, from the coding sequence ATGGCCGACGGCAGAAACGACGAGGCGTCGACGGCGACGGATCGCATCCGGCGTAAGGCGCGCACGGCCCGCGGCGAAGTCGAGGGTCGCATTCACGAGGTCGAGGAGCGCATCCACGACATCGAGGCGCGCGCCCGCGAAATGGATGCACGCATCGAGAAGCGCGTCGGACGCAACCTCCCCAAAGCCCTCTTCTTCGGCTTGGTGCTCGGCTTCGCCCTGCTGTTCAGTCTGATCTTCGTCACTGAGCTGTTCATGCTGTTCGGCGCGGCGCTCGTCGTCTTCACCTCGTACGAGCTCGCCAGCGCCCTGCGCTTCGCGGGCCGTGATGTGCCGCGCATCCCTGTCGTCATCGCGTCGGTGGGCGTCATCGCACCCGCGTATTACTTCGGCGCAGCGGGACTCTGGTGGGCGTTCCTCGCGGGGGCGGCGCTCGTCACGGTGTGGCGCCTCGTCGAGCAGCTGCGCCCGTCGCTGCGGAACGACCCGGCGGTGTCGCTGTCGACCGATCTCGCTGCCGGCATCTTCGTGCTCGCCTACGTGGCCCTGCTCGGAGGCTTCGCCGTGGTCATGACCGCGGCCGAGGGCGGCGAGTGGTGGACCCTCGCCTACCTGATCATCGTGATCTGCATCGATATCGGGGCGTATGTGAGCGGGCTGTCGTTCGGCAAGACGCCCATGGCCCCCAAAATCAGCCCCAAGAAGACCTGGGAGGGGTTCGCCGGCGCCGTCGCGGTCGCTCTGCTGGCCGGGGTGCTGCTCGCGATCTTCATGCTGGGCGAAGCGTGGTGGGTCGGGCTGATCCTCGCCGGCGCGATGATCGTCACCGCGACGGTCGGCGACCTGACGGAGTCGCTGTTGAAGCGCGACCTCGGCATCAAGGACATCTCGACCTGGCTTCCCGGGCACGGCGGCTTCCTTGATCGCCTCGATTCGATCCTGCCGTCGACCATCGCCGCGTACCTCGTGTTCCTCGCCTTCGGTGGCTCGTGA
- the frr gene encoding ribosome recycling factor, with protein sequence MIADVLAEAAEKMTKAVDVAKEDFATVRTGRANPQLFQKILVEYYGTPTPLAQLASLQNPEARVLIITPYDKSALKEIEKAIVNFPNLGANPNNDGEIIRVTMPELTEDRRKEYVKIVKGKAEDCKVAIRNIRRKAKDDLDALKSEVGDDEVARAEKELEAITKKHVEAADEALKKKEAELLEV encoded by the coding sequence GTGATCGCGGATGTACTGGCGGAAGCCGCCGAGAAGATGACCAAGGCCGTTGACGTGGCGAAGGAGGACTTCGCAACCGTCCGCACGGGCCGCGCGAACCCGCAGCTGTTCCAGAAGATCCTCGTCGAGTACTACGGCACGCCGACGCCGCTCGCGCAGCTCGCGAGTCTGCAGAACCCCGAGGCGCGTGTGCTCATCATCACGCCGTACGACAAGAGCGCCCTGAAAGAGATCGAGAAGGCGATCGTCAACTTCCCGAACCTGGGCGCGAACCCGAACAACGATGGCGAGATCATCCGCGTGACAATGCCGGAGCTCACCGAAGACCGGCGCAAGGAGTATGTGAAGATCGTCAAGGGCAAGGCCGAGGACTGCAAGGTCGCGATCCGCAACATCCGCCGCAAGGCGAAGGACGACCTCGACGCGCTGAAGAGCGAGGTCGGCGACGACGAGGTCGCACGCGCCGAGAAAGAGCTTGAGGCGATCACCAAGAAGCACGTCGAGGCGGCCGACGAGGCGCTGAAGAAGAAGGAAGCCGAGCTGCTCGAGGTCTGA
- a CDS encoding EamA family transporter codes for MRRTCCFCSADIASPTSASCTRSRAGAQGAGGSTERVGAVAAAHDAAARLRRGVIYGSAVGVSIAGYTLWDAAAVTGAGRTPLGHFWASLALQTVMLAGLALRGRPAPRILREEARRHLPVAVAVGVLSTASYLAILTAYGFAPVSVVAPARELSVVLIALAGWLLFREPHPARRLAGAVVVLAGVALLAV; via the coding sequence ATACGGCGTACATGCTGCTTCTGCAGCGCGGATATCGCGTCGCCGACGTCGGCGTCGTGTACCCGCTCGCGCGCGGGTGCGCAGGGTGCCGGTGGCTCCACCGAGCGGGTTGGCGCAGTAGCAGCAGCCCACGACGCCGCTGCTCGGCTGCGCCGTGGGGTCATCTACGGATCGGCCGTCGGGGTCTCCATCGCGGGCTACACGCTCTGGGACGCCGCCGCCGTGACCGGCGCGGGCCGTACCCCCCTCGGCCACTTCTGGGCGAGCCTCGCCCTGCAGACGGTCATGCTCGCGGGGTTGGCGCTGCGCGGAAGACCTGCCCCGCGCATCCTGCGGGAGGAGGCGCGACGCCACCTCCCGGTCGCGGTCGCCGTCGGCGTGCTGTCGACCGCGTCGTACCTGGCGATCCTCACCGCCTACGGCTTCGCGCCCGTCTCGGTGGTGGCCCCCGCCCGCGAGCTCAGCGTCGTGCTCATCGCGCTCGCCGGTTGGCTGCTGTTTCGCGAGCCGCATCCGGCGAGGCGGCTCGCGGGCGCGGTGGTCGTGCTGGCCGGCGTCGCGCTCCTCGCTGTCTGA
- the pyrH gene encoding UMP kinase yields the protein MSASRRRVLLKLSGEAFGGGALGVNPDIVSGIAREIAEAAASGVEVAIVVGGGNFFRGAELSQRGMERGRADYMGMLGTVMNALALQDFLEQAGADVRVQSAIQMTQVAEPYIPLRAVRHLEKGRVVVFGAGAGLPYFSTDTVAAQRALEIKADEVLVAKNGVDGVYSDDPRTNPDAHKLDEITYQDALVNGLKVVDSTAFSLCMDNGMPMVVFGMEPGGNIAKAICGEALGTRVTR from the coding sequence GTGTCCGCATCCCGCCGCCGCGTCCTGTTGAAGCTCTCTGGTGAAGCGTTTGGAGGGGGAGCGCTCGGTGTCAACCCCGACATCGTGAGCGGAATCGCCCGCGAGATCGCCGAGGCCGCGGCGAGCGGCGTCGAGGTGGCGATTGTCGTCGGTGGCGGCAACTTCTTCCGCGGTGCGGAGCTCAGCCAGCGCGGCATGGAGCGCGGTCGCGCCGACTACATGGGGATGCTCGGCACCGTCATGAACGCCCTCGCACTGCAAGACTTCCTCGAGCAGGCGGGCGCCGACGTTCGCGTGCAGTCGGCGATTCAGATGACCCAGGTCGCCGAGCCGTACATCCCGCTGCGCGCCGTGCGCCACCTCGAGAAGGGGCGCGTCGTCGTGTTCGGCGCCGGTGCCGGCCTTCCCTACTTCTCGACCGACACGGTCGCCGCGCAGCGCGCGCTCGAGATCAAGGCCGACGAGGTTCTCGTGGCGAAGAACGGCGTCGACGGCGTCTACAGCGATGACCCGCGTACGAACCCCGACGCTCACAAGCTCGACGAGATCACGTACCAGGACGCGCTCGTGAACGGTCTCAAGGTCGTCGACTCGACCGCGTTCAGCCTCTGCATGGACAACGGGATGCCCATGGTCGTCTTCGGCATGGAACCCGGCGGCAACATCGCGAAGGCGATCTGCGGCGAGGCCCTCGGCACCCGCGTCACGCGCTAG
- the tsf gene encoding translation elongation factor Ts: MANVSLADIKALREQLGTGMVDTKNALVEADGDIAKATEILRLKGAKGNAKRADRSTSEGLIAAHEGDGAVTMIELACETDFVAKGDKFVALGDKVLAAVAAAGASTAEEGLAAPAEGGTVAELIDGEAAIIGEKMELRRVARLTGDNFAVYLHRTNKDLPPQVGVVVAYTGDDAETARSIAQHISFADPQYLSRDDVPAKTVDNERRIVEEISRNEGKPEAALPKIVEGRVGAFFKQVALLEQDYARDNKLSVSQVLKDAGLTVTGFARFKVGA; encoded by the coding sequence ATGGCTAACGTGAGCCTGGCCGACATCAAGGCCCTGCGCGAACAGCTCGGGACCGGCATGGTCGACACGAAGAACGCTCTCGTGGAGGCCGACGGCGACATCGCCAAGGCGACCGAGATCCTCCGTCTGAAGGGCGCGAAGGGCAACGCCAAGCGCGCCGACCGCTCGACGAGCGAGGGCCTCATCGCCGCCCACGAGGGCGACGGCGCTGTCACCATGATCGAGCTCGCCTGCGAGACCGACTTCGTCGCCAAGGGCGACAAGTTCGTCGCGCTCGGTGACAAGGTCCTCGCCGCGGTTGCCGCCGCGGGCGCCTCGACCGCCGAGGAGGGCCTCGCCGCCCCCGCTGAGGGCGGCACCGTCGCCGAACTGATCGACGGCGAAGCCGCGATCATCGGCGAGAAGATGGAGCTGCGTCGCGTCGCTCGCCTCACGGGCGACAACTTCGCCGTGTACCTGCACCGCACCAACAAGGACCTGCCCCCGCAGGTCGGTGTGGTCGTGGCCTACACCGGTGACGACGCCGAGACCGCGCGCAGCATCGCGCAGCACATCTCGTTCGCCGACCCGCAGTACCTGAGCCGCGACGACGTGCCGGCCAAGACGGTCGACAACGAGCGCCGCATCGTCGAAGAGATCTCGCGCAACGAGGGCAAGCCCGAGGCCGCCCTGCCGAAGATCGTCGAGGGTCGCGTCGGCGCCTTCTTCAAGCAGGTGGCCCTGCTCGAGCAGGACTACGCCCGCGACAACAAGCTCTCGGTGTCGCAGGTGCTGAAGGACGCCGGTCTCACCGTGACCGGCTTCGCCCGCTTCAAGGTCGGCGCCTAA
- the rpsB gene encoding 30S ribosomal protein S2 yields the protein MAVVTIRQLLDSGVHFGHQTRRWNPKVKRFILTERSGIHIIDLQQSLAYIDKAYDFAKQTVAHGGTILFVGTKKQAQESIAEQATRVGQPYVNQRWLGGLLTNFQTVSKRLQRMKELEEIDFDDTTKGFTKKELLIKKRELDKLHKSLGGIRNLTKTPSAIWVVDPKREHLAVDEAKKLGIPVIGILDTNADPDELAYPIPGNDDAIRSVALLTRIIADAAAEGLIQRHQAPEAEGNVSAVEPMAEWERELLEAGQADEAAAVEKPAAEEAPAEEAPAAEEAPAAEEAPAEKPAKKAPAKKAPAKKAASKKTEADASDAAPESE from the coding sequence ATGGCCGTCGTCACCATTCGCCAGCTGCTCGACAGCGGCGTGCACTTCGGGCACCAGACCCGCCGCTGGAACCCGAAAGTCAAGCGCTTCATCCTGACCGAGCGCTCGGGCATCCACATCATCGACCTGCAGCAGTCGCTCGCCTACATCGACAAGGCCTACGACTTCGCCAAGCAGACCGTCGCCCACGGCGGCACGATCCTCTTCGTCGGCACCAAGAAGCAGGCGCAGGAGTCGATCGCCGAGCAGGCGACCCGCGTCGGCCAGCCCTACGTCAACCAGCGCTGGCTGGGCGGCCTCCTCACCAACTTCCAGACCGTCTCCAAGCGCCTGCAGCGCATGAAGGAGCTGGAAGAGATCGACTTCGACGACACGACCAAGGGCTTCACCAAGAAGGAGCTCTTGATCAAGAAGCGCGAGCTCGACAAGCTGCACAAGTCGCTCGGCGGTATCCGCAACCTCACCAAGACCCCGAGCGCCATCTGGGTTGTCGACCCCAAGCGCGAGCACCTCGCCGTTGACGAGGCCAAGAAGCTCGGCATCCCCGTGATCGGCATCCTCGACACGAACGCCGACCCCGACGAACTCGCCTACCCGATCCCGGGTAACGACGACGCGATCCGCTCGGTCGCGCTGCTGACGCGCATCATCGCTGACGCCGCCGCCGAGGGCCTCATCCAGCGCCACCAGGCGCCCGAGGCCGAGGGCAACGTGTCGGCTGTCGAGCCGATGGCCGAGTGGGAGCGCGAGCTGCTCGAGGCCGGCCAGGCTGACGAGGCCGCCGCGGTCGAGAAGCCCGCCGCCGAGGAGGCACCCGCTGAGGAGGCCCCCGCCGCGGAGGAAGCCCCTGCTGCTGAGGAGGCCCCCGCCGAGAAGCCCGCCAAGAAGGCTCCGGCGAAGAAGGCCCCCGCGAAGAAGGCTGCCTCAAAGAAGACCGAGGCTGACGCTTCGGACGCGGCGCCCGAGTCCGAGTAA
- a CDS encoding murein hydrolase activator EnvC family protein: MRRRPFSPMSVAILLAIAFGMLAAPTSAAPVIDGGVSRAHPDWAWPVDGVRTVVRPFAAPPSPYAAGHRGVDLAAPGAGAVVRAATHGVVHFAGTVVDRPVVTVRSGHLLVTVEPVEPSVEAGDWVRAGDAIGLLQGGHCAATPCVHLGVRVDGEYVSPLLYLGGLRRAVLLPLSAHGE; this comes from the coding sequence GTGCGCCGCCGTCCTTTCTCGCCCATGTCGGTCGCGATCCTGCTCGCGATCGCGTTCGGGATGCTCGCGGCGCCGACGAGCGCCGCTCCCGTCATCGACGGCGGTGTCTCCCGCGCGCATCCCGACTGGGCGTGGCCCGTCGACGGCGTGCGCACCGTCGTGCGGCCGTTCGCAGCGCCACCGAGCCCGTACGCGGCGGGGCACCGCGGGGTTGACCTCGCGGCTCCGGGCGCGGGCGCGGTCGTGCGGGCGGCGACCCACGGGGTCGTGCACTTCGCGGGCACCGTGGTCGATCGGCCGGTGGTGACGGTGCGCAGCGGACACCTGCTCGTCACGGTCGAACCGGTGGAGCCGAGCGTCGAGGCGGGCGACTGGGTACGCGCCGGCGACGCGATCGGCCTGCTGCAGGGTGGGCACTGCGCGGCGACGCCGTGTGTGCACCTCGGCGTGCGCGTCGACGGTGAGTACGTGTCTCCCCTGCTGTACCTCGGCGGCCTACGGCGAGCCGTCCTCCTTCCGCTCAGCGCGCACGGCGAGTAG
- a CDS encoding tyrosine recombinase XerC, translating to MHAATTELSEAIDAYLRAVALERGASPHTLRAYAADLRTLAEFVEESGAEADPALLDLELLREWAWHQRDAGLATATLARRTSTVRGFTAWLARTGRAAADAGVRLRAPRPDRSLPRVLTRTQVDELLAGLADRAATDDPNALRDLAVVEVLYASALRVSELVGLDLDSIDDGRRTLRVLGKGAKERVVPYGLPASRALAAYLDRGRPALASGAPSDGQAEAALFLGARGKRLSTRAVYTLVAGLLADLPGSGPAGPHAFRHSAATHLLDGGADLRAVQELLGHASLGTTQIYTHVSAERLAAAYRTAHPRA from the coding sequence GTGCACGCGGCCACGACTGAGCTGAGCGAGGCGATCGACGCCTACCTCCGCGCGGTCGCGCTCGAACGCGGAGCCTCGCCGCACACCCTGCGGGCGTACGCAGCAGACCTGCGCACCCTCGCCGAATTCGTCGAGGAGTCGGGAGCCGAGGCAGACCCGGCGCTTCTCGACCTTGAACTGTTGCGCGAGTGGGCGTGGCATCAGCGGGATGCGGGACTCGCGACGGCGACGCTGGCCAGACGCACGTCGACCGTGCGAGGCTTCACCGCCTGGCTCGCCCGCACGGGGCGCGCGGCCGCCGACGCGGGCGTGCGGCTGCGGGCACCCCGTCCCGACCGGTCCCTACCGCGGGTGCTCACGCGCACGCAGGTCGACGAGCTGCTCGCCGGTCTCGCCGACCGTGCCGCCACGGATGACCCGAACGCCCTGCGCGATCTCGCCGTCGTCGAGGTGCTCTACGCGAGCGCGCTGCGCGTGAGCGAGCTCGTGGGGCTCGACCTCGACTCGATCGACGACGGGCGGCGCACACTGCGGGTGCTCGGCAAGGGTGCGAAGGAACGCGTGGTGCCGTACGGCCTCCCCGCCTCGCGCGCGCTGGCCGCCTACCTCGACCGCGGGCGCCCCGCGCTCGCGTCGGGCGCGCCGTCGGACGGGCAGGCAGAGGCGGCGCTTTTTCTGGGCGCGCGCGGCAAACGCCTGTCGACGCGGGCGGTCTACACGCTCGTCGCCGGCCTCCTCGCCGACCTTCCCGGTTCGGGGCCCGCCGGCCCGCACGCGTTCCGACACTCGGCCGCGACCCACCTTCTCGACGGCGGGGCCGACCTTCGCGCCGTGCAAGAACTGCTCGGGCACGCGAGCCTCGGCACCACGCAGATCTACACGCACGTGAGCGCCGAACGGCTCGCCGCCGCCTACCGCACCGCCCACCCGCGCGCATAG
- a CDS encoding MMPL family transporter, translating into MSAYLRLITSKATSWLVLLATVLGAGALIALSGQEENDAAPPVGLPDSAESVQVQQLQEQFPSADGTSAILVVAAETGTLTDEQLATLGDNSAELAQIADVEFLPPPIVSDDATVAFVVVPLDPITSVSERAERADELRAAASADLAGATVYLTGAEGFEVDLAAVFEGANVTLLGTTVLVVAVLLILTYRSPWLWLVPLAVVGLGDQVAGTIARLVAGAVGVELDASVTGILSVLVFGAATNYALLLIARYRDELRLFEDRREAMRRAVRGTAPAILASGGTVALALATLLFAELSGNRALGLAGAIGIVVAMFFGLVVLPAALVLFSRGLFWPFVPRYGAPDFVAKSPWGRLGRRVSRRPVIVATVGFLALAGFAAGLVGANVGLSQNERFIEKPEAVVGQEVLADAFSAGSTSPAAVIVPSDEAAETLAALLALDGVDSGEVGESTDEWTQLDVTIDADPESAAAFDTIERMRASLDDVGTGQALVGGIDAQALDAANAQERDQAIVIPLILVLVFIVLVILLRALLAPLLLLGAVVASYFSAVGIGWILFQTVFGFPAIDTTVLLFSFLFLVALGIDYSIFLVTRAQEEAERLGIKEGMIRALAATGAVITSAGILLAAVFAVLGVLPLITLTQIGIIVCIGVLIDTLLVRTVIVPAFAFIAGDRFFWPRKPRVTIADAEARGLTAQQMSTVVNPADGGDAEPELVGAGAPDGDGGGERAS; encoded by the coding sequence GTGTCCGCCTACCTCCGCCTCATCACCTCAAAGGCCACCTCGTGGCTCGTTCTGCTCGCCACCGTTCTCGGCGCCGGCGCGCTGATCGCGCTGTCAGGGCAGGAAGAAAACGACGCCGCGCCGCCCGTCGGCTTGCCCGACAGTGCCGAGTCGGTGCAGGTGCAACAGCTGCAAGAGCAGTTCCCCTCCGCGGACGGAACAAGCGCGATCCTCGTCGTCGCCGCCGAGACCGGCACCCTCACCGACGAGCAGCTCGCCACTCTTGGCGACAACTCCGCCGAGCTGGCGCAGATCGCCGACGTCGAGTTCCTGCCCCCGCCGATCGTCAGCGACGACGCGACCGTCGCCTTCGTCGTCGTGCCGCTCGACCCGATCACGAGCGTGAGCGAGCGTGCCGAGCGCGCGGATGAGTTGCGCGCGGCGGCGTCCGCCGACCTCGCCGGCGCCACCGTCTACCTCACGGGCGCGGAGGGCTTTGAGGTCGACCTCGCCGCTGTCTTCGAGGGTGCCAACGTCACCCTGCTCGGCACGACCGTACTCGTCGTCGCCGTGCTGTTGATCCTCACGTACCGCAGCCCCTGGCTGTGGCTTGTCCCGCTCGCCGTCGTCGGGCTCGGCGACCAGGTTGCGGGCACGATCGCACGCCTGGTGGCTGGCGCCGTCGGCGTTGAACTCGACGCGAGCGTCACCGGCATCCTGTCGGTGCTGGTCTTCGGCGCGGCGACGAACTACGCGCTGCTGTTGATCGCGCGCTACCGGGATGAACTGCGGCTGTTCGAGGACCGCCGCGAGGCTATGCGCCGCGCGGTGCGGGGTACGGCGCCCGCCATCCTCGCCTCCGGTGGCACCGTCGCGCTCGCGCTCGCGACCCTCCTGTTTGCCGAGCTGTCGGGAAACCGAGCGCTCGGTCTCGCTGGCGCGATCGGCATCGTCGTCGCCATGTTCTTCGGGCTCGTCGTCTTGCCGGCGGCGCTCGTGTTGTTCAGTCGAGGCCTGTTTTGGCCCTTCGTCCCGCGCTACGGCGCGCCCGACTTCGTCGCGAAGAGCCCCTGGGGGCGCCTCGGCCGCCGGGTCAGCCGTCGCCCCGTCATTGTTGCCACCGTGGGCTTCCTCGCCCTCGCCGGCTTTGCGGCGGGTCTCGTGGGCGCGAACGTCGGCCTATCGCAGAACGAGCGCTTCATCGAGAAGCCGGAAGCCGTCGTCGGCCAGGAGGTGCTCGCCGATGCGTTCTCAGCCGGTTCGACCTCGCCGGCCGCGGTGATCGTGCCGAGCGATGAGGCCGCGGAAACCCTCGCCGCTTTGCTTGCGCTCGACGGCGTCGACTCGGGCGAGGTGGGCGAGTCGACCGACGAGTGGACCCAGCTCGACGTCACGATCGATGCCGACCCTGAAAGTGCTGCCGCCTTCGACACCATTGAACGGATGCGCGCCTCCCTCGACGACGTCGGTACCGGCCAAGCGCTCGTCGGCGGCATCGATGCCCAGGCGCTGGATGCCGCCAACGCTCAAGAACGCGACCAGGCGATCGTGATCCCGCTCATCCTCGTGCTGGTCTTCATTGTGCTCGTGATCCTGCTGCGCGCCCTGCTCGCCCCGCTGCTCCTGCTCGGAGCGGTCGTCGCGAGCTACTTCTCGGCCGTTGGCATCGGGTGGATCCTCTTCCAGACCGTCTTCGGCTTCCCCGCCATTGACACGACGGTGCTGCTGTTCAGCTTCCTGTTCCTCGTCGCGCTCGGCATCGACTACTCGATCTTCCTCGTGACGCGGGCGCAGGAGGAGGCTGAGCGGCTCGGAATCAAGGAGGGCATGATCCGTGCGCTCGCCGCGACCGGCGCCGTCATCACGAGTGCGGGCATCCTACTCGCCGCCGTGTTCGCGGTGCTCGGAGTGCTGCCGCTCATCACGCTCACGCAGATCGGCATCATCGTCTGCATCGGCGTGCTCATCGACACGCTGCTCGTGCGCACCGTCATCGTGCCGGCCTTCGCATTCATCGCGGGCGACCGGTTCTTCTGGCCGCGGAAGCCCCGCGTGACGATCGCGGATGCGGAGGCCCGCGGCCTGACCGCGCAGCAGATGTCGACCGTGGTGAACCCCGCAGACGGTGGCGACGCCGAACCGGAGCTGGTGGGCGCGGGCGCGCCGGACGGCGACGGCGGCGGCGAGCGCGCATCCTGA
- a CDS encoding MarR family transcriptional regulator has product MQTHSPDAQGRESARPAARPATQSLRDLLDVSDDFAAALAHRLEVNLTDLDAMQHLIMAGPLSPSALAKRVGLSTAAMTTAIDRLEAVGHVRRRANPDDRRSVLVEARPESRQRAMGLLMPMIGAVDAVLDDFDERDQQVITRYLSRVVETYRGHSARLGTPDAPEAAGR; this is encoded by the coding sequence ATGCAAACGCATTCACCGGATGCTCAGGGTCGCGAATCAGCGCGGCCCGCAGCGCGCCCGGCGACGCAGTCTTTGCGCGACCTGCTTGACGTCTCGGACGACTTCGCCGCTGCCCTCGCCCACCGGCTGGAGGTCAATCTGACCGATCTCGACGCCATGCAGCACCTGATCATGGCGGGGCCGTTGTCGCCGAGCGCACTTGCGAAGCGGGTCGGACTGTCGACGGCCGCGATGACAACGGCCATCGATCGCCTCGAAGCGGTCGGTCACGTGCGCCGCAGGGCAAACCCGGACGATCGGCGTAGCGTTCTCGTCGAGGCGCGCCCCGAGTCGCGCCAGAGGGCGATGGGCTTGCTCATGCCGATGATCGGCGCGGTCGACGCGGTGCTCGACGACTTCGACGAGCGCGACCAGCAGGTGATTACCCGGTATCTCTCTCGCGTCGTCGAGACGTACCGCGGCCACAGCGCGCGGCTCGGCACGCCTGATGCGCCGGAAGCGGCGGGGCGCTAA